The Gambusia affinis linkage group LG09, SWU_Gaff_1.0, whole genome shotgun sequence DNA window ttttcttaaatttttttgatttagACTTTCCTGAATATATAGAATGCTGAACATGAAATTAGTTTTGGCGTCACgtggaataaaacaaacaaacaaacaaaaaaagaaatatgatcgGTAATTAGAAAATGAGTCTGGGATGGGAAGAATCGGATTTGCTAGTGCCAACGCGGagtttttgataaataaataaataaaatactgataaatattttaggctaaaaaataatattttctactACGTTACgagatttaaaataagacttttcGGATAGTTTGTTTATAAcgaaaacaaataattacaattattttctcAATACAATTATAACATTTTTGCAACACGGAATgaattttactgtttgaaattattttgttggaaTATGTGATAGCTCTGCAAAATAATATTCACCGTTTCTGATGAGACGTTATAATATCATTTAAACTCACGGTGTCACTATAGACCCGTTTTGGATTTAAATGTTCTTCAACTGCTTTTTGCACACCACACATTTTCGGGCTGGACCTGCCTTTTATAATATGTGAATCCGTGGACAAGCGCGGTAGAGAACGTTATTAGGAAATACAATAACCCTCATTAAAAGAAGACTTTGTAGATCATCTTGAAGATGATGCATAAACGACGGGATCTAGAATGGCACGGcgttatgtttttctttgttctgatgCAATACTCCCATTGCGATCTGACATATTCCGTCCAAGAGGAACTGAAACGCGGATCTGTAATTGGAAATATCGCACAAGATCTGAAACTGGACCTGGGAAGACTATCTGCTCGTAAAATCCGGGTTAAGGTGGAAGGAAGCGAAAAAGAGATGGTCGGAATTAATCTGAGAAACGGAGATTTATTTGTCACGGGAAGAATAGACAGAGAGGAGCAGTGTGGAGAAAACCCAACCTGTATACTCAAATACGACATCCTTATGGAAAATCCTCTGGAGCTACATCGCTTGTCTCTGCAAGTACAAGACATAAATGACAATGAGCCGATCTTTCCAAAGGATATAATTAAGCTGGAGATCAGGGAGTCAACCGACAAAGGAGCTAGGTATCGCATTAATGCTGCGCACGATGCTGACATAGGCCAGAACACTGTACAAAACTACATCCTGCAGCAAAACCCCAATTTTGTTCTTAACGTTCAGACGAGCCCTGGGAGAAAATATGGTGAACTGGTTTTAGATAAAGAGTTAGATCGAGAAGAGCAGCAAGAATTAAGAATTATATTAACAGCGGTAGATGGCGGATCTCCTCCGAGATCAGGGACTGTAGTCATACACGTTACTGTTCTTGACGCTAATGACAATGCTCCAGTATTTACCGAGGCTGTGTACACAGCCAGGTTACCTGAAAACTCTCCTTTAAAAACTTCAGTTATCACAGTAAGTGCAGCGGATGCCGATGAGGGAATCAATGGCGAGGTTACATATGAATTTAGTCGACTCTCTGATAAATCTcagtctttattttctcttgattCGAAAACAGGCGAAATGATTGTTACAGGCAACATAGATTATGAAGACAGAACAAGATATGAGATTTTTGTGGAGGCCAAAGATGGTTACGGTCTTTCATCAGAGACAAAGGTTATCATTGATATTATAGATGTAAATGACAACAGACCAGATATAGACATAACAACCTTATCCAACCCCATACCTGAGAATGTATTACCTGGTACAGAGGTTGGCATAATTAATGTACAGGACAGAGATTCTCTGAATAATGGACAGGTCCGCTGCTCCATCCAGCAAAATGTCCCTTTTAAGTTGGTTCCTTCGATTAAAAACTATTATTCTATAGTTACCACAGGACAGTTGGACCGTGAACTAGTATCTGATTACAACATTACAATCACTGCAATAGATGAGGGCTCTCCACCTCTGTCCTCCTCTAAAACTATTCAGTTATCTGTAGCTGACATCAATGACAACCCACCTGTGTTTGAGGAACAGTCCTACAGCGCATATgtgagtgaaaataacaaaCCTGGCTCCTCTTTATGTACTGTTTCTGCTCAAGATCCTGACTGGAGACAAAACGGTACAGTGATTTATTCTCTGTTACCTGGTGAGGTGAACGGTGCCTCGGTGTCCTCCTATCTATCTGTTAATGGAGACACAGGAGTGATCCACGCTGTGAGGTCATTTGATTATGAACAGTTCAGGAGTTTTAAAGTCCAAGTGATGGCCAGAGACAATGGTTCTCCTCCACTCAGCAGCAACGTGACTGTCAGTGTGTTCATATCTGATGTGAATGACAACTCTCCTCAGATACTGTATCCAGCACCAGAGGGCAGCTCCTTCATGACTGAGCTGGTCCCCAAAGCTGCACATGGAGGGTCTCTGGTGTCCAAAGTGATAGCAGTGGACGCAGACTCTGGACAGAACGCTTGGCTGTCCTATCATATAGTCAAAGCCACAGATCCTGGACTTTTCAGTATTGATCTACACAGTGGAGAAATCAGGACACAGCGGGACATTTCAGAATCTGAcagcatgaaacagaacctgatTGTTGCAGTGAAAGATAATGGACAGCCCTCTCTGTCTGCCACCTGTTCaatgtatttacttatttctgaCAACTTGGCTGAGGTGCcagaactgaaagacatttcttATGATGAGAAGAACTCCAAGTTGACCTCTTATCTGATCATTGCCCTGGTTTCTGTGTCCACCTTCTTTctgaccttcatcatcatcatcctgggTGTGAGATTTTGTCGGAGGAGAAAACCCAGACTGTTGTTTGATGGAGCAGTAGCCATCCCCGGAGCTTATCTTCCTCCAAATTATGCAGATGTTGACGGAACAGGAACTTTACGCAGCGCTTATAATTATGATGCCTACCTGACAACAGGATCCAGAACCAGTGACTTTAAGTTTGTATCATCTTACAATGACAACACGCTGCCTGCTGACCAGACTCTGAAGAAAAGTCCATCAGATTTTGCTGATGTGTTTGGGGAGCTTGACTCCACGCCAGAggtatgaattattttattgttaggTGAATTCTATAGAACTACCTTAAAAAATAGAACGTTCTATCATCCTTATTTGCATTGAGAGTGcctgagttatttatttatttttagttgtaatcTTTGTATAAGTTTTTATAGTTCCTGTTTTgtaattgccttttttttcttgcttcctGGGTTGTACCTAATTTGCACTATATTCATTAATTTGAtattacttttaaagttttgacgagttttgcagaaatacaaaaaatatgggtttttcttttcagcttgcTCTTGAAAACAGAGTAATATGACTTATTTTCGATTTTGACACATTTCTTATTattactatatatatttttttattgttgtcctAAAAATCATCTTCGCAATATGAGGGGTTTTAGTTTGTTTGGGTAGTGAAAAATAGCGCATTAacatatttctaattaatttaaatctgtGTTAAAACCTGTGTCATTGCTAAAGCAGGATACATGAAAATACAGACATGTCATACCGCAGCAAATACTCATGGTGTCAGTATGCACTAGTGAACGAAATGTCAGAATCTTTCTCCTCCCTGAACTGCCAGCGCAAACCCAGAATTTGCTTTTGGAGAACAGATAACAAATCACGCATGCTTTAcaattgaatgttttatttttgaacgcAGGATAGACGGAGTACAATTTTTTGTTCATAGTTTCATTCAACAGTAGcgtttctgaagaaaaaaaatgaatatctTTGGGGATTTCGTGCGCCGAGGCCttgcttttattgttctttACATCCACCTTGTTTTTGGAGACGTGAGCTACTCCATTCCAGAAGAGATGAAGCGAGGATCCGTGGTCGGAAATATTGCTAAGGATTTAGGACTGGATCTGGGCACGCTGTCTGTTCGAAAGGCTCGTATTGAGACAGAGGATAACGGCGTtaaatactgcagcttgaatgtCAAGACAGGAAATCTAATTGTCGAAGAACGAATGGACAGGGAAGGACTTTGTGAGAAGCGGGCATCGTGCGTCGTAAAACAGGAGGTAGTGCTTGAAAATCCCTTAGAACTGCACCGTATTAACATTCACATTCAAGACATTAATGATAATTCTCCCCAGTTTAAAGAGGAATCaattaaattagaaattcaAGAATCTGCGTTGAGAGGGGCGACGTTTCTCCTTGATGAAGCGCATGATGCAGACATTGGCGACAATGCTGTGCAGGGCTACTCACTGCaggaaaatgattattttaagttaaatgtAAAGTCAAAAGGAATTGGACGGAAATATGGCGAGTTAGTCTTAGACAAAGAGCTAGACAGAGAGGACAAAAGCACGATTACATTTTTACTGACTGCATTCGATGGCGGATCTCCTCAGAAATCAGGCACAGTTGTGATACACGTCACTGTTCTGGATGCAAACGATAACGCCCCAATGTTCAGCCAGGTGGTTTATAAAGCTAGTCTCCCTGAAAATTCACCGATGGATTCTGTTGTTCTAACCGTGTCTGCTACGGATGCAGATGAGGGAGTGAATGGCGAAATCACTTACGGATTTGATCATGTGTCGGATGAAAAccaaatttttatattaaatccaCAAACCGGTGAAGTAAGAGTAGGTGGAACTATTGATTATGAAAGGAAATCGTTGTACGAAATGCAGATCAGCGCTAAAGATGGTTTAGGATTGGCCTCATATGCAacattaattattgaaataactgaTATAAATGATAACGCCCCGTTTATTCATTTAAAGTCCTTGTCCAATCCCATACCAGAGAATGTGTCACATGGTACAGAGGTGGGCATTATTAATGTACAGGACAGAGATTCTGAACATAATCGTCAGGTACGCTGCACAATCGAGCAAAATGTCCCCTTTAAATTGGTTCCCTCCATTAAAAACTATTATTCTCTGGTGACCACAGGACAACTGGACCGTGAACTAGTATCTGATTACAACATTACAATCACTGCCACTGATGAGGGCTCTCCACCTCTGTCCTCCTCTAAAACTATTCAGTTATCTGTAGCTGACATCAATGACAACCCACCTGTGTTTGAGGAACAGTCCTACAGTGCATATgtgagtgaaaataacaaaCCTGGCTCCTCTTTATGTACTGTTTCTGCTCGAGATCCTGACTGGAGACAAAATGGTACAGTGATTTATTCACTGTTACCTGGTGAGGTGAACGGTGCCTCTGTGTCCTCCTATCTATCTGTTAATGGAGACACAGGAGTGATCCACGCTGTGAGGTCATTTGATTATGAACAGTTCAGGAGTTTTAAAGTCCAAGTGATGGCCAGAGACAATGGTTCTCCTCCTCTCAGCAGCAACGTGACTGTCAGTGTGTTCATATCTGATGTGAATGACAACTCTCCTCAGATACTGTATCCAGCACCAGAGGGCAGCTCCTTCATGACTGAGTTGGTCCCCAAAGCTGCACATGGAGGGTCTCTGGTGTCCAAAGTGATAGCAGTGGACGCAGACTCTGGACAGAACGCCTGGCTGTCCTATCATATAGTCAAAGCCACAGATCCTGGACTTTTCAGTATTGATCTACACAGTGGAGAAATCAGGACACAGCGGGACATTTCAGAATCTGAcagcatgaaacagaacctgatTGTTGCAGTGAAAGATAATGGACAGCCCTCTCTGTCTGCCACTTGTTCAATGTATTTACTGATTTCTGATAACTTGGCTGAAGTACcagaactgaaagacatttcttATGATGAGAAGAACTCCAAGTTGACCTCTTATCTGATCATTGCTCTGGTTTCTGTGTCCACTTTCTTTctgaccttcatcatcatcatcctgggTGTGAGATTTTGTCGtaggagaaagcccagactgttGTTTGATGGAGCAGTAGCCATCCCCGGAGCTTATCTTCCTCCAAATTATTCAGATGTTGACGGTACAGGAACTTTACGCAGCACGTACAATTATGATGCCTACCTGACAACAGGATCCAGAACCAGTGACTTTAAGTTTGTATCATCTTACAATGACAACACGCTGCCTGCTGACCAGACTCTGAAGAAAAGTCCATCAGATTTTGCTGATGTGTTTGGAGACATCGAGAACTTTCCACAggtaaaacaatgttttgtttgaccTGCCTAATAACTGCAAGTTcttgttgccttttttcttatttatttactcgTTTTTCATACCACCTCTCATAGAAGGGTTCTTAAACATTTTACCCTTTTCAGAGATATTTTCACCAAAATTTATATAATAAcgtcctcctcttttttttttccttttaattttacGCTCCTCTTCATTTTGTTGTCCCTCTGAATAATTTGCAATTTCTGTCATAGCTGATGTCCTAGAATGTTCATATTTGGATACTCTATTCCTTTTTAGTAATTTTTATCCCCACACTTTTCTCATGTTGATTACATATTTGTCTCTCTTCTCTATCTGAACCGTTTTATTATGCGTAATTCAATGTCCTCTTATTGTTTGATTTTGCCTGATCATAAGCTATTGTTTTTTACTTCAACCTGTTGTATTTTTCTAAGCTATAACCAGTGTAGGGATATTTTTCACTCTTTCAAACAGGGTAACTTTTCATTAGTTTTCTAAAACCTATTTGAAATCTTGAGGTAGTTTTGAGCACTTTATTTACTTGTTCATTAGCAATGACTTGTTTGTGATATTTTGTTCAACATCCATAATCTGAAAATGTCATATAATATAAACCATCGTTTCATTTGTTGGTGCGTGTGGCAAGATGATTCAggaattattttaaacttctaCGGTTTGCTCGTTGGTcagttctgtgtttttacacTCAATTGCgtggtttttattgttgtaatttCACCGACTTCATTGTGAGCGCTCGCTTTCCATGATTACTACTGAAAGCACAAAATGAACTGAAGACATAAAATGACTGCTCTGTATTACAACTACGTAACTTCCTGTTCCCCACTTCTGCTCAAGAGTTTCCGTGATTTCTCCAAATAAGATACCGGCTTTGTTTATGTCTCTGTCCCGGGTGCTGAAATTGACTGCTACACTAGTCGTTGAAATTTATGGATAACCCACTTATTTAACAGGCCGGAAgacatttaaatcaaagttttgtCAATACCTCCTTATTAGATCATAGAATTTGAGGTCACGATGTCCgatttataaaaaagaaaggaagaaagaaataagaagtttataataataataataataataataataataataataataataataataataataataataataataaggttGAATGGTTGGATTTTTGAATTCTTCAAAAGCGTTTATCAAGTTATTGGTGTTTTCACtttctcctcacacacacaaaagaaaacctcaacaaaaaaaaaaaaaaaaacaaagtatgttGTCTTGCATGATAATCGTGAAAAGATTTGTGAGATGGaattagaatttaatttattgaaatacgGAGCCGACTATGTAATGACCACTGACGATTCTTTGTTTACTCATTCAGTGTTTCCACGTTTTCtctttactgaaaaaaaagtgtatgATCGTGTTCACTTGAAAGgtgtttgcatttatattttcacagaGCGATATTACAATTATTAACTACgaacaaaacacatgaaattTCAGATTCTATTTTGGAAAACTCAAAACGCTTCTTGCGTTTTAACGACACGGGAATTATacactttttaacattttaaaatttagatgACCCTTTGctgtaatgacaaaaataaaagtcctattttacttcagtaagaatgcatttatttgactgatttcatattttaatggagtcgttttcttttcaaaatacagATCGTGATTTTGATAGCTTTTGCTGAGTTGTCATTTTTTAGCTATACTCAAGGTGTCACTAAAGACCAGCAACGCGTTTAACCCCGAAGATGTTTTGCACACGATCCACCATGAGGACTGGGAAGTATCTCGTCTTTTTCCTCTAAAGCTGGAGCAAAACCCAAGGAATGCTGAAATCGTAATCGAAAATACTTCGTTACCGAAAACTCATCTGGATTATTTAAGTGTCTGATGATGGCGCATAAAATACGTTTTCCCGGGATCTATGGATTCctctttgtcctttttgttgAACACTGCGCACATGGAGAACTAACCTACTCCGTTCAAGAGGAGCTGAAGCACGGATCTGTCATCGCAAATGTTGCCAGGGATTTAGGACTGCAATCGCAGGGAATCGATGCTCGTAAAGTCCGTGTTGAAATGGAACGAAGCGAGAAGGAGTATATCAGAGTTGACCCGAGAACCAGAGATTTATTGGTCGCCGGAAGAATAGACAGAGAGGAGCACTGTGGACAAAAACCGACCTGTGTTCTTAAATTTGACCTGCTTTTAGAAAATCCCCTGGAACTGCATAGGTTGTCCCTTCAGGTTGAGGATATAAACGATAATTCTCCAGTGTTTCAAAAAGATACAGTGAAGCTGGAAATCAGCGAGTCTGCTGCCAAAGGAGCCAGGTATCGCATTAATGCAGCGCACGATGCAGATATAGGCCAGAACGCCATTCAAAGCTACACCCTAGAACAAAACCCCCACTTTGTGTTTAGCTTTCAAACGACCAGTGGAGGCAGTAAATATGGAGAGCTAGTTTTAGATAAAGAATTAGATCGAGAAGAGCAGCAAGAATTGAAATTATTGCTAACAGCTGTAGATGGTGGATCGCCGCAGAGATCAGGAACTGTAGTCATACATGTTACTGTGCTCGACGCTAATGATAACGCTCCTGTGTTTACCGAGGCTGTGTACACAGCGAGTTTTCCGGAAAATGCTCCTTTAAATACCCCAGTCATCACAGTAAGTGCAAAAGATGTAGATGAAGGTGTTAACGGAGAGGTGACTTATGAGTTTGGCCGACTGTCTGATAAATCAAGGAAGCTAttttcactaaatgaaaaaactgGAGAAATAATTGTAGCAGGTGAATTAGATTATGAAGAGGGATCGAAGTATGAACTGATGGTTGAAGCAAAAGATGGTTACGGCCTGTCTTCAGAAGCAAAAGTGATTATTGATATCACTGATGTGAATGACAACGCCccattaataaatataaaatcctTGTCCAACCCCATACCAGAGAATGAGTCACATGGTACAGAGGTTGGCATAATTAATGTTCAGGACAGAGATTCTGAGAATAACAGACAGGTCCGCTGCACCATCGAGCAAAATGTTCCTTTCAAGTTGGTTCCTTCaattaaaaactattattcTTTGGTTATCACAGGACAATTGGACCGTGAACTAGTATCTGATTACAACATTACAATCTTTGCCACTGATGAGGGCTCTCCACCTCTGTCCTCCTCTAAAACTATTCAGTTATCTGTAGCTGACATCAATGACAACCCACCTGTG harbors:
- the LOC122836611 gene encoding protocadherin gamma-A4-like isoform X22; this encodes MMHKRRDLEWHGVMFFFVLMQYSHCDLTYSVQEELKRGSVIGNIAQDLKLDLGRLSARKIRVKVEGSEKEMVGINLRNGDLFVTGRIDREEQCGENPTCILKYDILMENPLELHRLSLQVQDINDNEPIFPKDIIKLEIRESTDKGARYRINAAHDADIGQNTVQNYILQQNPNFVLNVQTSPGRKYGELVLDKELDREEQQELRIILTAVDGGSPPRSGTVVIHVTVLDANDNAPVFTEAVYTARLPENSPLKTSVITVSAADADEGINGEVTYEFSRLSDKSQSLFSLDSKTGEMIVTGNIDYEDRTRYEIFVEAKDGYGLSSETKVIIDIIDVNDNRPDIDITTLSNPIPENVLPGTEVGIINVQDRDSLNNGQVRCSIQQNVPFKLVPSIKNYYSIVTTGQLDRELVSDYNITITAIDEGSPPLSSSKTIQLSVADINDNPPVFEEQSYSAYVSENNKPGSSLCTVSAQDPDWRQNGTVIYSLLPGEVNGASVSSYLSVNGDTGVIHAVRSFDYEQFRSFKVQVMARDNGSPPLSSNVTVSVFISDVNDNSPQILYPAPEGSSFMTELVPKAAHGGSLVSKVIAVDADSGQNAWLSYHIVKATDPGLFSIDLHSGEIRTQRDISESDSMKQNLIVAVKDNGQPSLSATCSMYLLISDNLAEVPELKDISYDEKNSKLTSYLIIALVSVSTFFLTFIIIILGVRFCRRRKPRLLFDGAVAIPGAYLPPNYADVDGTGTLRSAYNYDAYLTTGSRTSDFKFVSSYNDNTLPADQTLKKSPSDFADVFGELDSTPEQKPPNNDWRFTQGQRPGPSGPHMPYGTHIRWTPKNGTRATGGPEVAMGTGPWPQPPTEAEQLQALMAAANEVSEATATLGPGTMGLSTRYSPQFTLQHVPDYRQNVYIPGSTATLTSNPQQQQATAQQATQQALPPPQASAQAEPPKAAQTPASKKKSTKKEKK
- the LOC122836611 gene encoding protocadherin gamma-A4-like isoform X25, which gives rise to MNIFGDFVRRGLAFIVLYIHLVFGDVSYSIPEEMKRGSVVGNIAKDLGLDLGTLSVRKARIETEDNGVKYCSLNVKTGNLIVEERMDREGLCEKRASCVVKQEVVLENPLELHRINIHIQDINDNSPQFKEESIKLEIQESALRGATFLLDEAHDADIGDNAVQGYSLQENDYFKLNVKSKGIGRKYGELVLDKELDREDKSTITFLLTAFDGGSPQKSGTVVIHVTVLDANDNAPMFSQVVYKASLPENSPMDSVVLTVSATDADEGVNGEITYGFDHVSDENQIFILNPQTGEVRVGGTIDYERKSLYEMQISAKDGLGLASYATLIIEITDINDNAPFIHLKSLSNPIPENVSHGTEVGIINVQDRDSEHNRQVRCTIEQNVPFKLVPSIKNYYSLVTTGQLDRELVSDYNITITATDEGSPPLSSSKTIQLSVADINDNPPVFEEQSYSAYVSENNKPGSSLCTVSARDPDWRQNGTVIYSLLPGEVNGASVSSYLSVNGDTGVIHAVRSFDYEQFRSFKVQVMARDNGSPPLSSNVTVSVFISDVNDNSPQILYPAPEGSSFMTELVPKAAHGGSLVSKVIAVDADSGQNAWLSYHIVKATDPGLFSIDLHSGEIRTQRDISESDSMKQNLIVAVKDNGQPSLSATCSMYLLISDNLAEVPELKDISYDEKNSKLTSYLIIALVSVSTFFLTFIIIILGVRFCRRRKPRLLFDGAVAIPGAYLPPNYSDVDGTGTLRSTYNYDAYLTTGSRTSDFKFVSSYNDNTLPADQTLKKSPSDFADVFGDIENFPQQKPPNNDWRFTQGQRPGPSGPHMPYGTHIRWTPKNGTRATGGPEVAMGTGPWPQPPTEAEQLQALMAAANEVSEATATLGPGTMGLSTRYSPQFTLQHVPDYRQNVYIPGSTATLTSNPQQQQATAQQATQQALPPPQASAQAEPPKAAQTPASKKKSTKKEKK